A window of the Mucilaginibacter sp. cycad4 genome harbors these coding sequences:
- a CDS encoding phage tail protein, translating to MALSQDQIKTDYPLPVYNYRVDIGADTIAFSEVSGLELSFETITYKESQVGSGIAGPNVMLMPGTRKPLNITLKKGYVKGKSMQALYHWVNATQLNRTEKKDVTVHLCDEKGESVVRWKVINAFPVKLSAPSFNANSNEVAIESMELMASSLEMSEN from the coding sequence ATGGCTTTATCTCAAGATCAAATCAAAACAGACTATCCGCTTCCGGTATATAACTACAGAGTAGATATTGGTGCCGACACCATTGCCTTCTCCGAAGTATCAGGACTTGAACTTTCTTTCGAAACTATAACCTATAAAGAGAGCCAGGTTGGTTCGGGCATTGCCGGCCCCAACGTTATGCTAATGCCCGGTACCAGAAAACCGCTTAATATTACCCTTAAAAAAGGTTATGTAAAAGGCAAAAGTATGCAGGCGTTATACCACTGGGTTAATGCAACACAGCTGAACCGTACCGAAAAAAAGGATGTAACCGTTCACCTTTGTGATGAAAAAGGTGAGTCGGTAGTGCGCTGGAAAGTGATCAACGCATTCCCGGTCAAGTTGTCGGCTCCAAGTTTCAACGCAAACTCTAATGAAGTGGCTATCGAATCGATGGAATTGATGGCAAGCAGCCTGGAAATGAGTGAAAACTAA
- a CDS encoding phage tail protein: MISIKTGYLLPAYNYKVSIGTRTMSFSEVSGLNISYEKVVYKDGMSHLTGPTIIRAQKNQATISLKRGMTSHRKELNMWLQEKSLKDIFIDLCDEMGIPVIRWKLISAMPLKIDAPSFSASSNELAIEHMELIVRDLNIEYL, encoded by the coding sequence ATGATTTCCATAAAAACCGGCTATTTGCTACCGGCCTATAATTATAAGGTTTCGATAGGTACGCGAACCATGTCATTTTCGGAAGTATCCGGACTTAATATCAGTTACGAAAAGGTGGTGTATAAGGATGGTATGAGCCACTTAACCGGGCCAACTATTATTCGTGCGCAAAAAAACCAGGCAACTATCAGTCTTAAAAGGGGCATGACATCCCATAGGAAAGAGCTAAATATGTGGCTACAGGAAAAATCATTAAAAGACATATTTATTGACCTTTGCGATGAAATGGGAATACCGGTTATTCGATGGAAATTGATAAGTGCAATGCCCTTAAAAATAGATGCGCCCTCGTTCAGCGCCTCCAGCAATGAATTGGCAATAGAGCACATGGAGCTTATTGTTCGCGACCTCAATATCGAATATTTATAA
- a CDS encoding phage tail protein, which yields MKLKDPDLILSYRFGVFFFEGGVQPNMVDIRFQKVSGLRADMTMGSITEGGENLYTHRIPKRADYGNLILERGIVIKSSVQTSFNDVFTFFKFSPASVLVTVYNDQNKPATGWLFHKAFPVKWSFGDLDANASSVIIETMELAYTMFQNVEV from the coding sequence ATGAAGCTAAAGGATCCTGATCTTATTTTAAGTTACCGGTTTGGGGTTTTCTTTTTCGAAGGTGGCGTTCAACCCAACATGGTGGACATCCGCTTTCAAAAAGTCTCCGGGCTTCGGGCCGACATGACTATGGGAAGTATAACCGAGGGGGGGGAGAATTTATACACACACCGCATTCCGAAACGTGCCGATTATGGTAACCTGATCCTGGAGAGGGGAATTGTTATCAAATCTTCTGTGCAAACATCTTTTAATGATGTGTTTACTTTCTTTAAGTTTTCGCCCGCCAGCGTATTGGTTACTGTGTATAATGATCAAAATAAACCAGCTACCGGCTGGCTGTTTCATAAAGCGTTCCCTGTTAAATGGTCATTTGGCGACCTGGACGCCAATGCAAGCAGCGTAATCATAGAAACTATGGAGCTTGCATATACGATGTTTCAAAATGTTGAAGTATAA
- a CDS encoding DUF5908 family protein, translated as MAVEIRELVIRATIIRDEGEMTPAPAISATEHALLVEECVKEVIRIIENNKKR; from the coding sequence ATGGCTGTTGAAATTAGAGAGCTGGTAATAAGGGCCACCATCATTCGGGACGAGGGGGAGATGACACCCGCGCCTGCAATAAGTGCAACGGAGCATGCCCTTTTGGTTGAAGAGTGCGTAAAAGAAGTGATCAGGATTATTGAAAATAACAAAAAAAGATAG
- the vgrG gene encoding type VI secretion system tip protein VgrG, with the protein MSSATFSVKSEGEIMPVYYQLVNIDIVNDVNRIAYAELTLLDGDFAKQAFIISDTSFFNPGKPIEIKLWYADQPAGEKVVFEGIVIKHSLKKSGSSGVLSVEISDRAVKMTSKRKSYVFNDITDQDVISKLIKDCGLSVGSVDATSTSHRQIVQYNTTNWDMMLSRAEVNGLLVKTTNGVISAQRPDLDAAAKYAVEIGKDEVFDFELQMDSRNQYASIKSRTWDASANQMTETSNASDVVLKQGNLSASIVASAMGGIDNDLIATIPASPGEAKAWADAWMVKTRLSMLKGSFRIDGSTAVKIGDIFELKGAGAKFSGENLVTGVRHRFNPQGWFTTIQFGLSADWFSSVVHTSDSKAAGLLPGVNGLQIGIVQAFEADPEEQFRVKVEIPAVDGERKTVWARLAALDGGVNHGSVFWPDANDEVLLGFINDDPRHPVILGSLYGKKNTPPISPVEKNPEKGFATRSGMKVLFDDEKKTLSILTSENNKVLIDEENKFIELKDITGNIVKLSDNGITLQSDKNITVSAAGNIAIEGKNVKIKGSAIDMI; encoded by the coding sequence ATGAGTTCGGCAACATTTTCTGTAAAAAGCGAAGGCGAAATAATGCCGGTTTATTATCAACTGGTAAATATTGATATTGTGAATGATGTTAACCGCATTGCTTATGCGGAACTGACTTTATTAGATGGCGACTTTGCTAAACAGGCATTTATCATCAGCGATACCAGTTTTTTTAACCCGGGTAAGCCCATCGAAATTAAATTATGGTATGCCGATCAACCTGCCGGGGAAAAAGTAGTTTTCGAGGGGATTGTTATAAAACATTCGCTAAAAAAATCAGGATCAAGTGGCGTACTAAGCGTGGAGATTAGTGACCGCGCTGTTAAAATGACCAGCAAAAGAAAAAGTTATGTATTTAACGATATAACAGATCAGGACGTGATCAGTAAACTGATCAAAGACTGCGGGCTATCAGTAGGCAGCGTTGATGCCACCAGCACATCGCATCGTCAAATAGTCCAATACAATACAACTAATTGGGATATGATGCTAAGTCGGGCAGAAGTTAACGGTTTGCTGGTTAAAACAACAAACGGTGTTATTTCGGCGCAACGGCCGGATTTAGATGCCGCGGCTAAATACGCTGTTGAGATTGGCAAAGACGAGGTATTTGATTTCGAATTGCAAATGGACAGCCGAAACCAATACGCTTCCATAAAAAGCAGAACCTGGGACGCCTCGGCCAATCAAATGACCGAAACATCGAATGCGTCGGATGTGGTGTTAAAGCAAGGCAATTTAAGCGCATCAATTGTTGCGTCGGCAATGGGTGGTATCGACAATGACCTGATAGCTACCATACCCGCGTCTCCCGGCGAAGCAAAGGCATGGGCAGATGCGTGGATGGTAAAAACAAGGCTTTCTATGCTAAAGGGCAGTTTCAGGATAGATGGGTCGACAGCAGTTAAAATCGGCGATATCTTTGAATTAAAAGGGGCTGGCGCAAAATTTTCCGGGGAAAACCTGGTTACAGGTGTAAGGCACCGGTTTAACCCCCAAGGCTGGTTCACAACGATTCAGTTCGGTCTTTCGGCTGATTGGTTTTCGTCTGTGGTTCATACTTCCGATTCAAAAGCTGCCGGGCTTTTGCCCGGAGTAAACGGTCTTCAAATAGGTATTGTTCAGGCATTTGAAGCTGATCCGGAAGAACAGTTCAGAGTAAAAGTTGAAATACCGGCAGTAGATGGCGAACGCAAAACGGTTTGGGCAAGGTTAGCTGCGTTAGACGGGGGGGTAAACCACGGATCTGTTTTTTGGCCCGATGCAAATGATGAAGTATTACTGGGTTTCATTAATGACGATCCGCGTCACCCTGTAATTTTAGGATCGTTGTACGGCAAAAAAAACACGCCACCAATAAGCCCCGTTGAAAAAAATCCTGAAAAGGGCTTTGCTACACGCTCAGGAATGAAAGTGCTGTTCGACGATGAGAAGAAAACATTGAGTATTCTCACATCTGAGAATAACAAAGTATTGATTGATGAGGAGAATAAGTTTATTGAACTAAAAGACATTACCGGCAATATTGTAAAATTAAGCGATAACGGAATTACACTGCAAAGCGATAAAAATATTACAGTAAGCGCGGCCGGCAATATTGCCATCGAAGGTAAAAATGTAAAAATAAAAGGATCGGCAATTGACATGATTTAA
- a CDS encoding GPW/gp25 family protein encodes MENNEAFLGRGWGFPPEFFSAGAGVGMVSGEADIQQSLCILLGTSLMERVMFPDYGCDISNYIFEEMGQALINALEGSISDAILNNEPRVKTEGVRVSVDNNDPGKLLIAIEYTIRATNNRYNMVYPFYINEATI; translated from the coding sequence ATGGAAAATAATGAAGCGTTTTTAGGCAGGGGCTGGGGTTTCCCTCCTGAATTCTTCTCGGCAGGCGCCGGTGTCGGCATGGTTTCCGGAGAAGCAGATATTCAGCAAAGCCTTTGTATTTTATTGGGTACGTCATTGATGGAGCGGGTAATGTTTCCGGATTATGGCTGCGATATTTCTAATTATATTTTTGAGGAAATGGGGCAGGCGCTCATCAATGCGTTAGAGGGAAGCATATCAGACGCGATATTGAATAATGAACCCCGGGTAAAAACAGAAGGGGTGCGGGTAAGCGTTGATAATAATGACCCCGGGAAATTATTAATAGCTATTGAGTATACCATACGGGCTACCAATAACCGCTATAATATGGTTTACCCGTTTTATATCAACGAAGCCACAATATGA
- a CDS encoding baseplate J/gp47 family protein, giving the protein MIGELNPKKLLYRDGVSQSQRLMAELDPAYINIEDRSLGDFIVFARDFAHYLRFYNTDNESSTNWGAFLTGGAAQGLPQDKWLADLLIYINDPELFAAQQPEKAKVYANPHLALFVAFLKLLETIKTQLNQFTKKHLDLYYGELLGLSRKKPIPDVVNIIIELSNDVEELLLEKGTAVNAGKDTLGKDLVYKIQKDTLITKATVARIKSVFVEKKFISLKEKWTEKDVLASVRAMLNMALGYDTFNPDLFLNRDKSIKNDVVKAEAIKYQLKSSELNGIVDFVTDNVGGQNADIISTWLTGAYRRQQLHVKRMELEGDASGFKFIELILAGADERLPKFKGKTVTETGFLQIKEYLQTNNSDEKTEAGLYVQGKLLLPADDFIWLANLIAKKDTKNPDWATAYVILETTLQKRGILPEIPADTEWLGILASADVKADRPDGPPGRFRMFGEPNPHAANTIEPALGLAISSPRFALSEGSCKIDLCISFKPIDQLKASQLKQALEDKKQPCPFRFFMGRAESWNEIYSAHLQFDDPARFGRDASLTDSLPDAGDETVKSNTLCIKLDLDASAPLVLTDNAIAGQILNLKVTDPAIVMVLAGGAVTDSAQQFKKWYGLFNSMFIEKVKADITVSGIKSFSLQNDISWLDSKNPFQPFGPAPLSGDRLYFSHPELVAAPINSLTLNFEWMNAPLSFKTYYETYRKVYDQELNGSNKEITGNDHFKAELKLVSNGNPLSLGEVKLFEKGKPVIVPDNYVDLPATEFNNQEAIVNQKRYFILELMDDFNHAAYPSLQAIQMLAYADDVKRTAVLNMPYTPRLKRLSAGYTTSFEIFAAKESSTGCLYSINAFGYSKLAVAGGRLIPTLNYAGELYIGLTNLNRQQNLSLLFQLAEGTADPELVQPAVSWSFLTDNRWVALPQSTIVSDTTNGLVNSGIIELKLPAGITNQNTLLGEGLYWLRAAVNEQTAAMPDAIDIIAQSAGAIFIDQGNAADHFVNLLGPGSIKGLAEITPGIKRLEQPFASAQGRPGETDQQFYNRVSERLRHKNRALTLWDYERLVLQQFPEIYKVKCMPGNYSAQPADMGKVDIIVLPNIKGKFAFDQFQPKVHPGLLLSITEYLNERIPPFATVKVRNAVYVTLKIKTRVRIREGFNEEFYLTQLEADLKKFLSPWAYNDDADIIIGGRMYNNVVVNFIAKKPYIDHVATIRLSQSINGGPFIDINRTDGGSGNDEPESPDVVLISAPHHEITLLKDDDFSPDSMIGIGYMEVANDFIIPPNLIIT; this is encoded by the coding sequence ATGATAGGCGAATTAAACCCGAAAAAGCTTTTATACAGAGATGGCGTTAGCCAGTCGCAGAGGCTGATGGCCGAACTTGACCCTGCCTATATCAATATTGAGGATCGTAGCCTCGGCGATTTTATTGTATTTGCCAGGGATTTTGCCCATTACCTGCGTTTTTATAATACAGATAATGAGTCTTCAACTAACTGGGGGGCATTTTTAACCGGTGGCGCTGCACAAGGGTTGCCACAGGACAAATGGCTTGCCGATCTGCTTATTTATATTAATGATCCTGAACTATTTGCGGCACAACAGCCCGAAAAAGCCAAAGTGTACGCTAACCCGCACCTGGCATTGTTTGTTGCTTTTTTGAAGCTGCTGGAAACGATAAAAACACAGTTAAACCAATTTACAAAAAAACACCTTGATCTTTATTACGGTGAGTTACTGGGCTTAAGCCGAAAGAAGCCGATTCCTGATGTGGTGAATATCATTATTGAATTAAGCAATGATGTTGAGGAATTGCTGCTGGAAAAAGGAACGGCTGTAAACGCCGGTAAAGATACGCTTGGCAAAGATCTGGTATATAAGATACAGAAAGATACACTAATAACCAAAGCCACTGTAGCCAGGATCAAGTCGGTCTTCGTCGAAAAAAAATTCATTTCGCTGAAGGAAAAATGGACCGAAAAGGATGTGTTGGCTTCAGTTAGGGCGATGCTGAATATGGCACTCGGGTATGATACCTTTAACCCCGACCTTTTTCTGAACAGGGATAAAAGTATTAAAAACGATGTGGTTAAAGCTGAGGCCATAAAATATCAGCTAAAAAGCTCCGAACTTAACGGGATAGTTGATTTTGTTACAGATAACGTTGGAGGGCAAAACGCTGATATAATATCAACCTGGCTCACCGGAGCTTACAGGCGACAGCAACTTCATGTAAAACGGATGGAACTTGAAGGCGATGCGTCTGGATTTAAGTTCATTGAGTTGATATTAGCTGGTGCCGATGAGCGTTTACCTAAATTTAAAGGCAAAACTGTAACCGAGACAGGATTTTTACAGATTAAGGAATACCTGCAAACAAATAATAGCGACGAAAAGACCGAGGCAGGTTTATATGTGCAAGGAAAACTGCTGTTGCCGGCAGACGATTTTATTTGGCTTGCAAACCTCATCGCGAAAAAAGATACAAAGAATCCGGATTGGGCGACAGCGTATGTGATACTTGAAACTACTTTACAAAAAAGAGGTATTCTGCCTGAAATTCCGGCAGATACAGAATGGCTTGGCATTTTAGCATCAGCCGACGTGAAGGCGGACAGGCCTGATGGGCCGCCCGGTCGCTTCCGCATGTTTGGCGAACCCAATCCTCATGCCGCCAATACAATAGAACCGGCTTTAGGTTTAGCAATTTCGTCGCCGCGCTTTGCATTAAGCGAAGGGAGCTGTAAAATCGATCTTTGCATTTCATTCAAACCCATTGATCAATTAAAAGCCAGTCAATTAAAACAAGCACTTGAAGATAAAAAACAACCATGTCCATTCCGTTTTTTTATGGGCAGAGCCGAAAGTTGGAATGAAATATATAGCGCCCATCTTCAGTTTGACGACCCGGCACGCTTTGGAAGAGATGCGTCCCTGACAGATTCCTTACCTGATGCCGGCGACGAAACCGTTAAAAGCAATACCTTATGTATTAAGCTCGATCTCGACGCATCAGCGCCGTTGGTGCTTACAGACAACGCCATAGCCGGGCAGATATTGAACTTAAAAGTTACTGACCCGGCGATAGTAATGGTATTGGCCGGCGGTGCGGTAACTGATAGCGCACAACAGTTCAAAAAGTGGTACGGGCTTTTTAACAGTATGTTTATTGAAAAAGTAAAGGCGGATATTACGGTTAGCGGTATCAAGTCGTTCTCACTTCAAAACGATATCTCGTGGCTTGATTCCAAAAATCCGTTTCAACCTTTTGGCCCGGCACCGCTATCCGGCGACCGGCTTTATTTTTCGCACCCCGAACTGGTAGCCGCGCCCATCAACTCATTAACACTAAACTTTGAGTGGATGAACGCTCCTTTATCGTTTAAAACCTACTACGAAACCTATAGAAAAGTATATGACCAGGAACTGAACGGATCGAACAAAGAAATTACAGGGAACGATCATTTTAAAGCTGAGCTTAAACTGGTGAGCAATGGAAACCCATTGAGCCTTGGTGAAGTTAAACTTTTTGAAAAAGGCAAACCGGTAATCGTACCCGATAACTACGTCGATCTACCCGCTACAGAATTTAATAACCAGGAAGCAATAGTTAACCAAAAAAGGTATTTCATCCTTGAATTGATGGATGATTTTAACCACGCTGCTTATCCTTCGCTCCAGGCAATACAAATGCTGGCCTACGCCGATGATGTTAAAAGGACAGCCGTTTTAAATATGCCATACACGCCCAGGCTAAAACGACTAAGCGCAGGATATACCACCTCGTTCGAAATTTTTGCAGCAAAGGAAAGTAGTACGGGATGTTTGTACAGCATTAATGCCTTTGGTTATTCAAAGTTAGCGGTCGCCGGTGGCCGTTTAATTCCAACTTTAAATTATGCCGGCGAACTTTATATTGGTTTAACAAACCTCAACAGGCAACAAAACCTATCATTATTGTTTCAACTTGCCGAAGGAACCGCAGACCCTGAACTGGTTCAGCCCGCCGTATCCTGGAGTTTTCTTACCGATAACCGATGGGTGGCGTTGCCGCAATCAACTATTGTATCTGATACCACCAATGGCTTGGTTAACAGCGGTATTATTGAATTGAAACTTCCTGCAGGTATCACCAATCAAAACACATTATTGGGCGAAGGCCTTTACTGGCTAAGGGCCGCGGTAAATGAGCAAACCGCTGCCATGCCCGATGCAATAGACATTATTGCACAAAGCGCTGGTGCAATATTTATCGATCAGGGCAATGCTGCCGATCACTTTGTGAATTTATTGGGACCAGGAAGCATAAAGGGCCTGGCCGAAATTACTCCAGGTATAAAAAGGCTGGAACAGCCCTTCGCTTCGGCACAAGGGAGGCCCGGGGAAACAGATCAACAATTTTATAACCGTGTTAGCGAGCGCTTAAGGCATAAAAACCGGGCGCTTACGCTTTGGGACTATGAACGGCTGGTATTGCAGCAATTTCCCGAGATATACAAAGTAAAATGTATGCCCGGAAATTATTCGGCGCAGCCGGCTGATATGGGTAAGGTAGATATAATTGTACTGCCCAATATCAAAGGGAAGTTTGCCTTTGATCAGTTTCAGCCAAAAGTACACCCAGGCCTGCTGCTTTCAATAACCGAATATCTCAACGAACGTATTCCGCCTTTTGCAACCGTTAAAGTAAGGAACGCTGTTTATGTAACGTTGAAGATTAAAACAAGGGTGAGAATACGGGAAGGGTTTAACGAAGAATTTTATTTGACCCAATTAGAAGCCGATCTTAAAAAATTCCTGTCGCCATGGGCGTATAACGATGATGCCGATATCATCATTGGCGGACGAATGTACAACAACGTCGTTGTCAATTTTATTGCAAAAAAACCGTACATCGATCACGTGGCTACCATCAGGTTATCGCAAAGTATAAATGGCGGCCCTTTTATAGATATAAACCGGACGGACGGCGGTTCGGGAAATGACGAGCCCGAAAGTCCGGATGTGGTCCTGATATCAGCCCCTCATCACGAAATAACGCTCCTTAAGGACGACGATTTTTCTCCCGATTCGATGATTGGAATTGGTTATATGGAAGTTGCCAACGATTTTATAATACCCCCCAACCTAATAATTACATAA
- a CDS encoding tail fiber domain-containing protein — protein sequence MIKNKVDLKARFKANCIPTQADFEDLIESGINQLDDGVKRTPGDPLTIMAVGDTQELLSLSKSFDPKQPPAWKINLNPAPADAPANPGFNIANAGGESRLFIDEATGNVGIGNKMPKARLDVAGEMHIKGAIDVTGTISTMADINANGLINTKANIHADGVVEANVIVARDKVTAGGAVEANVISVRDKVIAGGAVEANVIIVRDKVTAGGAVEANVISVRDKVTADGAVEANVIIARDKVTAGGAVEANVITVKDKVIVGGAVEANVVSVKDKVIVGGAVEAKGVISTDGNIHAGGAIDANGLISTKVNIHADGAIDAKGLISTKGDIQADGNIQATGRVNIGVREANDRPPVKLDVHGTVYFEGGPIVSEFYSKQQGGYMNWNVNNGTGETTFINNSGRGPGGFMFYNYDGREAPLQPILPRYKKLLYLTADQSVDFFGDIRINGTVRVTSDLRIKKNLTSTNNVADLDILCNLQVTNYQHIDSQKTDNQPVKGLIAQQVEEVFPEAVLSKQEFVPDIYAAAENVTGAGNTVTFTMGKPHGLQNNNTLKLLTSSGEKEKVVTVTGEYSFTIEGQADEYKDALVYGKQVDDFKMLDYNRLFVLNISATQQLKIENEQLKAKNQILEAMLADFELRLSTIENLKN from the coding sequence ATGATAAAGAATAAAGTAGATCTGAAAGCTCGTTTCAAAGCCAACTGTATCCCCACCCAAGCCGACTTCGAAGACTTGATCGAATCGGGCATTAATCAGCTTGATGATGGAGTTAAAAGAACTCCGGGCGATCCGCTAACCATTATGGCCGTGGGTGATACGCAGGAACTGCTGTCTTTATCCAAATCATTTGATCCTAAGCAACCGCCTGCCTGGAAAATTAATTTAAACCCGGCCCCGGCCGACGCGCCCGCTAACCCAGGGTTTAATATTGCCAACGCCGGAGGCGAAAGCCGTCTGTTTATAGACGAAGCAACAGGCAACGTGGGCATTGGAAATAAAATGCCCAAAGCCAGGCTTGATGTAGCCGGAGAAATGCATATTAAAGGTGCTATTGACGTCACCGGTACTATTAGTACCATGGCCGACATTAATGCTAACGGGCTTATTAACACAAAAGCAAATATTCATGCTGATGGTGTTGTTGAGGCTAACGTTATTGTCGCGAGAGATAAGGTAACTGCCGGTGGTGCTGTTGAGGCTAACGTTATCAGTGTGAGAGATAAGGTAATTGCCGGTGGTGCTGTTGAAGCTAATGTTATTATCGTGAGAGATAAGGTAACTGCCGGTGGTGCTGTAGAGGCAAATGTTATCAGCGTGAGAGATAAGGTAACTGCCGATGGTGCTGTTGAAGCTAATGTTATTATCGCGAGAGATAAGGTAACTGCTGGTGGTGCTGTAGAGGCAAATGTTATTACCGTGAAAGATAAGGTAATTGTTGGTGGTGCTGTAGAGGCTAACGTTGTGAGCGTGAAAGATAAGGTAATTGTTGGTGGTGCTGTTGAGGCCAAAGGGGTTATTAGCACCGATGGAAATATTCATGCAGGCGGTGCTATTGATGCTAATGGGCTCATTAGCACAAAAGTAAATATTCACGCTGATGGAGCTATTGATGCTAAAGGGCTTATCAGCACGAAGGGAGATATCCAGGCCGACGGAAATATTCAGGCAACCGGACGCGTAAACATAGGGGTAAGAGAAGCAAACGATAGGCCGCCTGTGAAGTTGGATGTTCACGGCACTGTTTATTTTGAAGGGGGACCCATAGTAAGTGAGTTTTATTCAAAACAACAAGGCGGATATATGAACTGGAACGTTAACAACGGAACCGGGGAAACCACCTTTATCAACAATAGCGGAAGAGGCCCCGGTGGTTTTATGTTTTATAATTATGATGGGAGAGAGGCCCCTTTACAGCCCATACTGCCAAGATATAAAAAGCTTCTTTATCTCACGGCTGATCAATCGGTTGATTTTTTTGGCGACATCAGGATAAACGGTACGGTTAGGGTAACATCTGATCTCCGGATCAAAAAAAATTTAACAAGTACTAACAATGTGGCCGACCTTGACATATTGTGTAATTTACAGGTAACCAACTATCAACATATCGACTCCCAAAAAACAGACAATCAACCGGTAAAAGGCCTGATAGCCCAACAGGTAGAAGAGGTATTCCCGGAAGCCGTGTTAAGCAAACAGGAGTTTGTACCCGATATTTACGCGGCCGCCGAAAACGTGACAGGAGCAGGTAATACCGTTACCTTTACAATGGGTAAGCCGCACGGGCTGCAAAATAACAATACGCTGAAACTCCTTACCTCATCAGGAGAAAAAGAAAAAGTGGTAACCGTAACCGGTGAGTATAGCTTTACTATTGAAGGCCAGGCCGATGAATACAAGGATGCGCTGGTTTACGGTAAACAAGTAGATGATTTCAAAATGCTTGATTATAACCGCCTGTTTGTGCTTAACATAAGCGCCACACAACAGCTTAAAATTGAAAATGAACAACTGAAAGCTAAAAACCAGATATTAGAAGCAATGCTGGCAGATTTTGAACTGCGCCTAAGCACCATAGAAAATTTAAAAAACTGA